The following are encoded in a window of Rosa chinensis cultivar Old Blush chromosome 4, RchiOBHm-V2, whole genome shotgun sequence genomic DNA:
- the LOC112200364 gene encoding dual specificity protein phosphatase 1B produces the protein MNQVDDSLRKQAAEVLQSMNDRFSTWDNVPCQIEEGLFLGSIGAANNKDELKKLNVTHILTVANSLPPKYPNDFVYKVLNVTDTECTNLRQHFDECYNYIEEAKGSGGGVLVHCFVGRSRSVTIVLSYLMKKHGISLSHALEQVRSKRPQAAPNVGFISQLQDFEKSLQGSLYSRCLNYIMKM, from the exons ATGAATCAGGTAGATGATTCCCTTAGGAAGCAAGCTGCAGAAGTATTGCAATCTATGAATGACAGATTCTCTACATGGGACAATGTTCCATGCCAGATTGAAGAG GGTCTCTTCTTGGGTTCTATTGGAGCTGCAAACAACAAGGACGAACTGAAAAAGTTAAACGTGACGCACATTCTGACAGTAGCTAATTCTTTGCCACCTAAGTATCCGAATGATTTTGTGTATAAGGTATTGAATG TTACGGACACAGAATGCACAAACCTACGACAGCACTTCGATGAATGTTACAACTATATTGAAGAAGCTAAAGGATCTGGAGGCGGTGTGTTGGTTCATTGCTTTGTGggaagatcaagaag TGTGACTATTGTTTTGTCTTATCTAATGAAAAAGCATGGCATCAGCCTTTCTCATGCTCTTGAACAAGTGAGGAGCAAACGACCACAGGCAGCTCCAAATGTTGGTTTCATTTCACAGTTGCAGGACTTTGAAAAGTCTCTTCAGGGTTCACTATATAGTCGGTGCTTAAATTACATTATGAAAAtgtaa